The DNA segment GGATGCAACAGTTTAACAAAAACGGCCACGCTCCAGGGAGCGCGACCGTCCTCACTCAAAACCAAGGCCTGCAAAAGACAAAGCAGACCTATACAAAACGAACGTATTTTTCACGTAAATGGTTTTTGTAATATCAAAATGCTTAATAAAAAATTATTAACTGTAGTACTGTGTACCTACCATCAACAAAAACGGCCACGCAGAAGCGCAGCCGTCACCTTTAAAACATGGTCCCCTCTCAGTAAGGACCAAACTAATCAACGTAGTTTAGAATATTTTTGAGCCTACCACTTTATGGCTTTCCAGCTTATCCAGTTGTGCCTGGTATTGAAGCTGTACCTGTTGCAGGTTGGCATTTTCCACATTGGTTTGTGCGTCCAGTAATTCCACATTGGTGATCAACCCTTCTTTAAAGCGTACCTGGGCCAGTTTATAGGCACGCTCTGCCTGCTGTACCAACACATTGGTATTACTTAGTTTTTCCTGCAGCCCCTTGTAATCCTGTTGCACGGTGGCCAGGTCCTTCCTGATATTCGATTCCAGCGTTTGCATGGACCTTTTAGCAGTTTCTATCTGTACCTGGGTTAGTTTTTGCCGTAACTTGGGGCGGTCTGATGACAGGATAGGGATTGCAATGCCGACGCCCACTGTGCCATTCAGCCGGAACTGATCAATATCTGGTTGAATACCATTGCGCACCCCGCCACTGGCCGACCCCATGATGTTGGGCCTTGAACTGATGGAGGCTTCTTTTTTATCGTATTCGTATACGGCTATTTGCTTTTCAATGAGTTTGGCGTCGGAGTTATTGGTTTTCCAGTCACCGGGCTCCAATACCAGGTTCAGGGCATCTTCGCGGTAGGTATCGGCGCCGCTGGCTGCAATTTTTCCTTTGGTATCTACCCCGGAAAGCCACTGCATCAATACGTATTGTTTTTCCAGTTGGGTTTGCAGGTCATTCAGCCGGTTGGTGGCATTGGCAGTACGTACCTGTGTGGTGAGCAGATCGTATTCCAGTGCATCCCCGTTCCTGATCTTTGCCTGTATGAGCCGCTCATTCTCTTTCAGCGAGTTAATCTGATCCTGTTGTACCTGGA comes from the Paraflavitalea devenefica genome and includes:
- a CDS encoding TolC family protein; the protein is MKQLVTGALLLLLLQTAGAQESPIKDEQLKGLIQAAVTNYPRIKELEEQLKADDVRGEIIKAGYLPTVTTDLSYQFMAPSPKVEFETPAGKSSLAFQPYNNYNAALTVKQLIYDFGKTKLQLDRNEAQRTLNRESVDNTRNAIAYQVAQIYYNIQFLQKSIQVQQDQINSLKENERLIQAKIRNGDALEYDLLTTQVRTANATNRLNDLQTQLEKQYVLMQWLSGVDTKGKIAASGADTYREDALNLVLEPGDWKTNNSDAKLIEKQIAVYEYDKKEASISSRPNIMGSASGGVRNGIQPDIDQFRLNGTVGVGIAIPILSSDRPKLRQKLTQVQIETAKRSMQTLESNIRKDLATVQQDYKGLQEKLSNTNVLVQQAERAYKLAQVRFKEGLITNVELLDAQTNVENANLQQVQLQYQAQLDKLESHKVVGSKIF